In Apium graveolens cultivar Ventura chromosome 10, ASM990537v1, whole genome shotgun sequence, the following are encoded in one genomic region:
- the LOC141691713 gene encoding uncharacterized protein LOC141691713, with amino-acid sequence MTPPSNKPIARTFNMTVKDAIVDNDVIAGMLLVNSEDACVLIDFGATRSFISLNFMSKLGIESTTLEEVMVIEVANQEVVNVDQLCLNCDIEIRGQHFTVDLIPFKLGEFDVILEMDWLVKYDAQINCRRKRVSVKKPEGKQVMLYEQKQRKKFLSMMEAKRLLRQ; translated from the coding sequence ATGACACCTCCAAGCAACAAGCCTATTGCACGCACTTTCAACATGACGGTTAAAGATGCCATTGTTGATAATGATGTGATAGCAGGTATGCTTCTAGTTAATTCTGAAGATGCATGTGTTTTAATTGATTTCGGTGCTACAAGATCTTTTATATCTTTGAACTTTATGAGTAAGTTGGGCATTGAGTCAACTACATTAGAAGAAGTTATGGTCATAGAAGTAGCAAATCAAGAAGTTGTCAATGTTGATCAATTATGCCTAAATTGTGACATAGAGATACGTGGACAACATTTTACTGTTGATCtcattccttttaagttaggagaatttgacgtgaTTTTGGAAATGGATTGGTTAGTTAAATATGACGCACAAATCAATTGTCGACGAAAGCGAGTAAGTGTGAAAAAGCCAGAGGGTAAACAAGTAATGTTGTACGAACAAAAACAAAGGAAGAAGTTCTTAAGCATGATGGAAGCAAAGAGACTCCTTCGGCAatga
- the LOC141690221 gene encoding polyadenylate-binding protein 2-like yields MAQIQVQPQQQQQQITVTGSNGVSAGAAVNAAGSNQFTTTSLYVGDLDISVSDSQLYDLFNQVGQVVSVRVCRDLSTGRSLGYGYVNYSNQQDATRAIDVLNFTPLNNKTIRVSVSRRDPTDRKSGAGNIFIKNLDKSIDIKALHETFSSFGTIVSCKIATDNSGQSKGYGFVQYDSEEAAQTAIDKLNGMLMNDKQVYVGVFLRKQDRDSEMSKTKFNNIYVKNLSESTSEDDLRKTFGEYGPITSVVVMRDADGKSKCFGFVNFENPEDAARAVDALNGKKFDDKEWYVGKAQKKSEREVELKSRFEQTVKEQVDKYQGVNLYVKNLDDTIDDEKLKELFSDFGTISSCKVMRDPSGISRGSGFVAFSTPEEASRALAEMNGKMIVSKPLYVALAQRKEERRARLQAQFSQMRPVAMAPSMAPRMPIYPPGAPGMGQQLFYGQAPPPMIATQAGFGYQQQLVPGMRPGGGPLPNFFMPMVQQGQQGQRPGGRRGAGPAQQSQQPVPMMPQQLMPRGRMYRFPPGRNVGDVAMPGVGGGMLPVPYNMGGMLPRDAAMGQPMPITALASALANAPADQQRTMLGENLYPLVDQLEHDHAAKVTGMLLEMDQTEVLHLLESPDALKAKVAEAMDVLRNVSQPNVADQLGGLSLNENLVS; encoded by the exons ATGGCTCAGATTCAAGTTCAACctcagcagcagcagcagcagatTACGGTTACCGGATCTAACGGAGTTTCGGCCGGAGCGGCGGTGAACGCCGCTGGGAGCAATCAGTTCACTACGACGTCGTTGTATGTTGGAGATTTGGATATTAGTGTTTCTGATTCGCAGTTGTATGACTTGTTTAATCAAGTCGGTCAGGTTGTTTCGGTTAGGGTTTGTAGAGATTTGAGTACTGGTCGCTCGCTTGGTTATGGTTACGTTAACTATAGCAATCAGCAAGATG CGACGAGGGCAATTGATGTCTTGAATTTCACTCCGCTGAATAACAAGACAATTCGAGTGAGTGTTTCACGTCGTGATCCTACTGATCGGAAGAGTGGAGCGGGTAATATTTTTATCAAG AACCTGGACAAGTCAATTGACATCAAAGCCTTGCATGAAACATTTTCAAGCTTTGGAACTATCGTTTCTTGCAAGATTGCCACTGATAATTCTGGTCAGTCTAAAGGCTATGGGTTTGTGCAGTATGATAGTGAAGAAGCTGCCCAGACTGCCATTGATAAGCTAAATGGCATGTTGATGAATGACAAGCAAGTTTATGTTGGTGTATTTTTGCGCAAACAAGATAGAGATAGTGAGATGAGTAAGACTAAATTTAACAACATTTATgtgaaaaatctttctgaatcTACATCTGAAGATGATCTCAGGAAAACCTTTGGTGAGTATGGACCTATTACCAGTGTAGTAGTAATGAGAGATGCAGatggaaaatcaaagtgttttgGATTTGTAAACTTTGAGAATCCTGAAGATGCGGCTAGAGCTGTTGATGCACTAAATGGAAAGAAGTTCGATGATAAAGAATGGTATGTTGGCAAAGCTCAGAAAAAATCAGAGAGAGAAGTCGAGCTCAAAAGTCGGTTTGAGCAAACTGTGAAGGAGCAGGTGGACAAATATCAAGGGGTTAATTTGTATGTCAAAAACTTAGATGACACCATTGATGATGAAAAACTGAAGGAATTGTTCTCTGATTTTGGAACTATATCTTCATGCAAG GTCATGCGTGATCCAAGTGGTATCAGCCGAGGATCGGGATTTGTTGCCTTTTCAACTCCTGAAGAAGCTTCTAGAGCT CTTGCTGAGATGAATGGCAAAATGATAGTCAGCAAGCCACTTTATGTTGCTCTTGCTCagaggaaagaagaaagaagagcaaggtTACAG GCTCAGTTTTCACAAATGAGGCCTGTTGCAATGGCTCCTTCTATGGCTCCTCGTATGCCTATATATCCACCTGGTGCTCCTGGTATGGGACAGCAACTCTTTTATGGACAAGCACCTCCTCCAATGATTGCGACCCAG GCTGGTTTTGGCTATCAGCAACAGCTGGTACCAGGGATGAGGCCTGGTGGAGGTCCGTTGCCAAATTTCTTCATGCCAATGGTGCAGCAAGGTCAGCAGGGACAAAGGCCTGGTGGAAGGCGTGGAGCAGGTCCAGCACAACAGAGTCAGCAACCCGTTCCTATGATGCCCCAACAG CTCATGCCGAGGGGGCGCATGTATCGTTTTCCACCCGGTCGTAATGTTGGGGATGTGGCAATGCCTGGTGTTGGTGGGGGAATGCTTCCGGTTCCCTACAACATGGGCGGCATGCTTCCTAGAGATGCTGCTATGGGTCAGCCTATGCCGATTACAGCATTGGCTTCTGCGCTTGCTAATGCTCCGGCAGACCAGCAAAGGACT ATGCTCGGGGAAAATTTATACCCGCTTGTTGACCAGCTAGAGCACGATCATGCAGCCAAAGTCACAGGCATGCTTTTAGAGATGGACCAAACTGAAGTTCTGCATTTGCTGGAGTCACCTGATGCTCTGAAGGCAAAAGTTGCTGAGGCTATGGATGTTTTAAGGAATGTATCGCAGCCTAATGTAGCTGATCAACTGGGCGGACTCTCTCTAAACGAGAACCTCGTTTCTTAA
- the LOC141691712 gene encoding uncharacterized protein LOC141691712 — MSNFTKLEFEALDITGKNYLSWIFDVEIHLATQGLGNTIKEENQETESNRTKTMIFLRRHLHEALKSEYLTVKNPLELWKNLKDRYDHQKTVILPKARYDWMHLGLQDFKTASEYNSAFFKISSQLKLRGENITDADMLEKTYSTFHASNVLLQQQYREKGFTKYSDLISCLLVAEQNNKFLMKNHESCPTRSRPFPEANAAIYNYGRGRGGRRGRGGNRERGRGFAHGQGTVVVDLKSKITLFSSMINLIPTRSWKKILIKEKGLLKVNVIDVE; from the coding sequence ATGTCAAACTTTACGAAACTTGAATTCGAGGCTCTTGATATTACGGGAAAGAATTACTTGTCATGGATATTTGATGTCGAAATTCACTTGGCTACACAAGGTCTTGGAAATACAATTAAAGAGGAAAATCAAGAGACTGAGTCAAACCGCACAAAAACTATGATCTTTCTTCGCCGCCATCTCCATGAGGCACTTAAAAGTGAATATCTTACGGTGAAAAATCCACTTGAATTGTGGAAAAATTTAAAGGATAGGTATGATCATCAAAAGACTGTGATTCTTCCAAAAGCTCGTTATGATTGGATGCATTTGGGGCTGCAAGATTTCAAAACCGCCAGTGAATATAACTCCGCATTTTTTAAAATAAGTTCTCAATTAAAACTGCGCGGAGAGAATATTACTGATGCAGATATGTTGGAAAAAACTTACTCAACCTTTCATGCCTCAAATGTACTCCTCCAACAACAATATCGTGAAAAAGGTTTTACAAAATATTCAGATTTGATTTCTTGTCTTCTTGTTGCTGAACAAAATAATAAGTTTTTGATGAAGAATCATGAGTCTTGCCCCACAAGATCTCGCCCATTCCCTGAAGCGAATGCGGCAATATACAATTATGGGCGTGGACGAGGTGGCAGGCGTGGACGAGGTGGTAATCGTGAACGTGGACGTGGTTTTGCTCATGGACAAGGAACCGTGGTTGTGGATCTCAAATCCAAAATTACCCTATTTTCAAGTATGATAAATCTAATTCCAACCCGAAGttggaaaaaaatattaataaaggAAAAAGGGTTGTTGAAAGTGAATGTTATAGATGTGGAATGA